A single genomic interval of Hydractinia symbiolongicarpus strain clone_291-10 chromosome 8, HSymV2.1, whole genome shotgun sequence harbors:
- the LOC130655048 gene encoding uncharacterized protein LOC130655048 isoform X1, with translation MKLLKLWIFLIFFLNLANAQDIKFLSEPFIVTQFAGFQVSIPGCKVMSSNNDLNVTAFWFKNGSRIKDAVITPTMENNTFVFSRFFSSFVTFTDEGVYQCGINLNESQLLLSAEISLIIKEISVKFVKNPTAIESNEKNRIALSGCAYESIVNLNANAYWLINGNRKIKTAYWSGGSSPYHFPYMQIYEKGYYQCGVYDPFRMKTPVLSGNASVTYFQANIGNPRLVTIPEYASDAFEIEGCLFSFSTGLRIQAYWYKDGVMLSVASYELISKDNYKFKNFKISRSSLKDAGHYQCRVINNEWLVKTIESRNVTITLKPVEVIFTTPPKIIHTKRGIQVTGCSYNTSRNTNVSSFWYVNGAVRIIQADVSKNNNSYAMSSLNIDSYDLIGWYKCVAFDNNIMLKAASSKNMTMLSVEAPKLITQPQLVSSEKTILIVGSKIFSLVLPKSDEIYWLKNDVQKVKAAFTHVVNEPSVYQISSINESKKNYETQGWYQIVLRIPGYPQEIKTDIVEVQFQDLSHTRITIATNQPYQEATKDLETTKTDIESELKGILDSNSDTNSSTRLVQVVSLGSNNGKLKIICQILYTNISKTERLSYCGSFNSIFTVDTLSKLQATKIDITYLDCCLPLGNDVHTMSLVLKNVSYFCGNNTESVMYSTCLPNLRGGPRWSNTPEIGCSTISATTRKLVKLEQVNICTTNVTSDCSPVEEVSRNLSSIITSPDFNLTAWQDIAHIDTIITSIVSTAQSSNITQPTEVFNDIIDVADVLFDEDVELIITANVNNGTSTSILKSLEAFADVVGSIVNATNEEISISRKNIGVSVARLKKRNVTVVAGLSKNGTSFVAIGNKKQTLMDNPIASIQIPDESFKNPEDVVYSYHFQKDTLFLSDSAMKSMKNSTKTVQSIILSATVGHSRITNLKNPIKMSFQKSRILRLEGIYSCQFWDFNKGTYGGWSAKGCWTIVEEKNQKNVTCACNHLTNFALLFDVAQSGNNPKELQIITWIGCGVSLAGLFLTTVTYLFFRNLHKKLPPKILISLCISLMGLLIVFLAGVDQTSAETGCKVVASLLQYFLLATFCWMSIEAVNLYRCFIQVFVGGGNANFMYKASLYAWGLPLVIVGATAAIQPDNLGNETACIVHGNSFYFGILLPAGIILLFNVVILIVVIRKLSRTNMKKGKSGENRSLLGQVKVAFVCSLLVGITWIFGALAVGSVTMFFQWLFCIFNSFQGLYIFIFYMVRNQEVKREVKRLFNPATYNGSSYSSTMKSLRRGQTHLTQKSNLKHSSMQHSSTRKN, from the exons ATGAAACTTTTAAAGTTATGgatatttctgatattttttttaaatctagcGAATGCTCAAG ACATCAAATTTTTGTCAGAACCATTCATTGTAACTCAGTTTGCTGGTTTTCAAGTTTCAATACCAGGCTGTAAAGTGATGTCATCAAATAATGATCTAAATGTCACAGCTTTTTGGTTCAAAAATGGTAGCAGGATCAAAGATGCAGTTATAACACCAACGATGGAAAACAACACGTTCGTGTTTTCACGTTTCTTTAGTTCTTTTGTTACTTTTACTGACGAAGGAGTATACCAGTGTGGCATCAACCTAAACGAAAGCCAACTTCTGCTGTCCGCTGAAATTTCTTTAATTATTAAAG AAATAAGTGTTAAGTTTGTAAAAAATCCGACTGCAATAGAAAGTAATGAGAAAAACAGAATTGCATTATCTGGATGTGCATACGAATCAATTGTTAATCTAAATGCAAATGCATATTGGTTGATCAATGGTAACAGGAAAATTAAAACTGCCTACTGGTCCGGCGGATCGTCTCCATATCATTTTCCATACATGCAGATTTACGAAAAAGGATACTATCAGTGCGGTGTATATGATCCCTTTAGAATGAAAACACCAGTATTGTCAGGAAATGCGAGTGTCACCTATTTCCAAG CAAACATTGGAAACCCGAGGTTAGTTACAATTCCGGAATATGCAAGTGATGCGTTTGAAATAGAAGGCTGCTTGTTTAGTTTTTCAACAGGTCTAAGAATACAAGCTTATTGGTACAAAGATGGGGTAATGCTATCGGTTGCTTCGTACGAACTTATTTCTAAGGataattacaaatttaaaaacttcaaaatttcaAGAAGCAGTTTAAAAGATGCGGGACATTATCAGTGTCGAGTGATCAACAACGAGTGGTTGGTGAAAACAATAGAATCTCGCAACGTCACAATCACATTGAAAC CTGTGGAAGTTATATTTACGACACCTCCAAAAATTATCCATACTAAAAGAGGAATCCAAGTGACTGGCTGCTCATATAATACTTCAAGAAATACAAACGTTTCTTCTTTTTGGTATGTAAATGGTGCAGTGCGTATTATAcaagctgacgtcagcaaaaacaaTAACAGTTATGCCATGTCATCTTTAAATATTGATAGCTACGATTTGATTGGCTGGTACAAATGCGTGGCATTTGATAATAACATCATGCTAAAAGCAGCTTCGTCGAAGAATATGACTATGTTATCTGTCGAAG CGCCGAAATTAATAACGCAACCACAGCTTGTATCGTCGGAAAAAACAATACTCATCGTTGGATCAAAGATTTTTTCTCTTGTTCTACCGAAGTCGGATGAAATATATTGGTTAAAAAATGATGTACAAAAGGTTAAAGCTGCTTTTACACACGTTGTGAACGAACCAAGTGTGTATCAAATATCTAGCATTAACGAGAGCAAAAAAAACTATGAAACCCAGGGTTGGTATCAAATAGTTTTGAGAATTCCGGGGTATCCCCAGGAAATAAAAACTGATATTGTTGAAGTGCAGTTTCAAG actTATCTCATACAAGAATTACCATAGCAACGAACCAGCCTTACCAAGAAGCAACAAAAGATTTGGAGACAACAAAGACCGACATTGAATCTGAG CTAAAGGGAATCTTGGACAGTAACAGTGATACAAACAGCAGTACAAGGTTGGTTCAAGTTGTTAGCCTCGG CTCCAACAACggcaaattaaaaattatttgtcaAATATTATATACAAATATATCAAAGACTGAACGCTTAAGTTACTGCGGATCGTTTAATTCTATTTTCACCGTCGACACTCTTTCTAAACTACAAGCCACCAAAATCGATATCACTTACCTGG ATTGCTGCTTACCACTTGGAAATGACGTTCATACAATGAGTCTTGTGCTTAAAAATGTGTCATACTTTTGCGGAAACAACACAGAAAGTGTAATGTATTCAACATGTCTCCCCAATCTAAGGGGAGGGCCAAGATGGTCAAACACACCTGAAATTGGGTGCTCTACAATTTCTGCAACAACGAGAAAGCTAGTGAAACTTGAACaa GTTAACATATGTACAACAAACGTAACTTCAGATTGTTCACCCGTTGAAGAAGTTTCCAGAAATTTAAGTAGCATTATCACCAGTCCTGATTTTAACCTGACAGCATGGCAAGATATAGCGCACATCGACACTATCATTACAAGTATTGTTAGCACCGCACAATCTTCGAATATCACTCAACCAACAGAG GTTTTTAACGACATCATAGATGTTGCCGACGTTCTGTTTGACGAAGATGTCGAGTTAATTATCACGGCAAATGTAAACAATGGAACTTCAACCTCAATCCTTAAAAGTTTAGAAGCATTTGCTGACGTAGTTGGAAGCATTGTAAATGCTACCAATGAAGAGATCAGCATTTCACGAAAAAACATTGGGGTCTCCGTGGCACGACTAAAGAAGAGAAATGTGACTGTTGTGGCTGGTTTAAGCAAAAATGGTACCTCTTTTGTTGCTATtggtaacaaaaaacaaactttgatGGATAATCCAATTGCTTCGATACAGATACCTgacgaaagttttaaaaatcccGAAGATGTGGTGTATTCTTATCATTTTCAGAAAGACACTTTATTTCTCAGCGACTCTGCTATGAAGTCAATGAAGAATTCTACCAAAACAGTACAGAGTATAATCTTGTCAGCCACTGTAGGTCACTCACGGATcacaaatttaaagaatccaaTAAAAATGTCTTTTCAGAAGAGTAGGATTCTCCGTTTAGAGGGAATTTATTCTTGTCAATTTTGGGATTTTAACAAAG GTACATACGGTGGATGGTCAGCAAAAGGTTGTTGGACGATAGTGGaggaaaaaaatcagaaaaatgtaACATGTGCGTGTAACCATCTCACGAATTTTGCCCTCCTCTTTGATGTCGCACAAAGTGGCAATAACCCGAAGGAGCTTCAAATTATCACGTGGATTGGGTGTGGCGTCTCATTGGCCGGGTTGTTTTTAACGACGGTGACGTACTTGTTTTTCAG AAACTTGCACAAAAAACTCCCTCCAAAGATTCTGATTTCATTGTGCATCTCTTTAATGGGTTTGCTCATCGTGTTTCTGGCTGGTGTCGACCAAACTTCAGCAGAAACTGGCTGTAAAGTGGTCGCATCCCTCCTTCAGTACTTTCTGCTTGCTACTTTTTGCTGGATGTCTATCGAAGCTGTTAATTTATACAGATGTTTCATTCAAGTGTTTGTTGGAGGAGGAAATGCAAATTTTATGTATAAAGCAAGTCTTTACGCATGGG GATTGCCTTTGGTAATCGTTGGTGCCACCGCTGCTATTCAGCCTGATAACCTCGGAAACGAAACTGC GTGTATTGTGCATGGGAATTCTTTTTACTTTGGTATCTTGCTCCCTGCAGGAATCATTCTGCTTTTCAACGTAGTTATTTTAATAGTTGTGATACGAAAACTTTCACGTACCAATATGAAGAAAGGTAAATCTGGCGAAAACAGAAGTTTACTTGGTCAAGTCAAGGTTGCGTTTGTTTGTAGTTTACTTGTAGGAATCACATGGATATTCGGAGCATTAGCTGTAGGAAGTGTTACCATGTTTTTTCAATGGTTGTTTTGCATCTTCAACTCTTTTCAAGGactctatatttttattttctacatgGTGAGGAACCAGGAAGTAAAAAGAGAAGTGAAGCGATTGTTTAATCCAGCTACGTATAACGGCTCTTCTTATTCGTCGACAATGAAATCTTTGAGACGGGGACAGACACATT TAACACAGAAAAGCAATTTGAAACACAGTAGTATGCAGCATAGCTCGACTagaaaaaactga
- the LOC130655048 gene encoding uncharacterized protein LOC130655048 isoform X2, which yields MSSNNDLNVTAFWFKNGSRIKDAVITPTMENNTFVFSRFFSSFVTFTDEGVYQCGINLNESQLLLSAEISLIIKEISVKFVKNPTAIESNEKNRIALSGCAYESIVNLNANAYWLINGNRKIKTAYWSGGSSPYHFPYMQIYEKGYYQCGVYDPFRMKTPVLSGNASVTYFQANIGNPRLVTIPEYASDAFEIEGCLFSFSTGLRIQAYWYKDGVMLSVASYELISKDNYKFKNFKISRSSLKDAGHYQCRVINNEWLVKTIESRNVTITLKPVEVIFTTPPKIIHTKRGIQVTGCSYNTSRNTNVSSFWYVNGAVRIIQADVSKNNNSYAMSSLNIDSYDLIGWYKCVAFDNNIMLKAASSKNMTMLSVEAPKLITQPQLVSSEKTILIVGSKIFSLVLPKSDEIYWLKNDVQKVKAAFTHVVNEPSVYQISSINESKKNYETQGWYQIVLRIPGYPQEIKTDIVEVQFQDLSHTRITIATNQPYQEATKDLETTKTDIESELKGILDSNSDTNSSTRLVQVVSLGSNNGKLKIICQILYTNISKTERLSYCGSFNSIFTVDTLSKLQATKIDITYLDCCLPLGNDVHTMSLVLKNVSYFCGNNTESVMYSTCLPNLRGGPRWSNTPEIGCSTISATTRKLVKLEQVNICTTNVTSDCSPVEEVSRNLSSIITSPDFNLTAWQDIAHIDTIITSIVSTAQSSNITQPTEVFNDIIDVADVLFDEDVELIITANVNNGTSTSILKSLEAFADVVGSIVNATNEEISISRKNIGVSVARLKKRNVTVVAGLSKNGTSFVAIGNKKQTLMDNPIASIQIPDESFKNPEDVVYSYHFQKDTLFLSDSAMKSMKNSTKTVQSIILSATVGHSRITNLKNPIKMSFQKSRILRLEGIYSCQFWDFNKGTYGGWSAKGCWTIVEEKNQKNVTCACNHLTNFALLFDVAQSGNNPKELQIITWIGCGVSLAGLFLTTVTYLFFRNLHKKLPPKILISLCISLMGLLIVFLAGVDQTSAETGCKVVASLLQYFLLATFCWMSIEAVNLYRCFIQVFVGGGNANFMYKASLYAWGLPLVIVGATAAIQPDNLGNETACIVHGNSFYFGILLPAGIILLFNVVILIVVIRKLSRTNMKKGKSGENRSLLGQVKVAFVCSLLVGITWIFGALAVGSVTMFFQWLFCIFNSFQGLYIFIFYMVRNQEVKREVKRLFNPATYNGSSYSSTMKSLRRGQTHLTQKSNLKHSSMQHSSTRKN from the exons ATGTCATCAAATAATGATCTAAATGTCACAGCTTTTTGGTTCAAAAATGGTAGCAGGATCAAAGATGCAGTTATAACACCAACGATGGAAAACAACACGTTCGTGTTTTCACGTTTCTTTAGTTCTTTTGTTACTTTTACTGACGAAGGAGTATACCAGTGTGGCATCAACCTAAACGAAAGCCAACTTCTGCTGTCCGCTGAAATTTCTTTAATTATTAAAG AAATAAGTGTTAAGTTTGTAAAAAATCCGACTGCAATAGAAAGTAATGAGAAAAACAGAATTGCATTATCTGGATGTGCATACGAATCAATTGTTAATCTAAATGCAAATGCATATTGGTTGATCAATGGTAACAGGAAAATTAAAACTGCCTACTGGTCCGGCGGATCGTCTCCATATCATTTTCCATACATGCAGATTTACGAAAAAGGATACTATCAGTGCGGTGTATATGATCCCTTTAGAATGAAAACACCAGTATTGTCAGGAAATGCGAGTGTCACCTATTTCCAAG CAAACATTGGAAACCCGAGGTTAGTTACAATTCCGGAATATGCAAGTGATGCGTTTGAAATAGAAGGCTGCTTGTTTAGTTTTTCAACAGGTCTAAGAATACAAGCTTATTGGTACAAAGATGGGGTAATGCTATCGGTTGCTTCGTACGAACTTATTTCTAAGGataattacaaatttaaaaacttcaaaatttcaAGAAGCAGTTTAAAAGATGCGGGACATTATCAGTGTCGAGTGATCAACAACGAGTGGTTGGTGAAAACAATAGAATCTCGCAACGTCACAATCACATTGAAAC CTGTGGAAGTTATATTTACGACACCTCCAAAAATTATCCATACTAAAAGAGGAATCCAAGTGACTGGCTGCTCATATAATACTTCAAGAAATACAAACGTTTCTTCTTTTTGGTATGTAAATGGTGCAGTGCGTATTATAcaagctgacgtcagcaaaaacaaTAACAGTTATGCCATGTCATCTTTAAATATTGATAGCTACGATTTGATTGGCTGGTACAAATGCGTGGCATTTGATAATAACATCATGCTAAAAGCAGCTTCGTCGAAGAATATGACTATGTTATCTGTCGAAG CGCCGAAATTAATAACGCAACCACAGCTTGTATCGTCGGAAAAAACAATACTCATCGTTGGATCAAAGATTTTTTCTCTTGTTCTACCGAAGTCGGATGAAATATATTGGTTAAAAAATGATGTACAAAAGGTTAAAGCTGCTTTTACACACGTTGTGAACGAACCAAGTGTGTATCAAATATCTAGCATTAACGAGAGCAAAAAAAACTATGAAACCCAGGGTTGGTATCAAATAGTTTTGAGAATTCCGGGGTATCCCCAGGAAATAAAAACTGATATTGTTGAAGTGCAGTTTCAAG actTATCTCATACAAGAATTACCATAGCAACGAACCAGCCTTACCAAGAAGCAACAAAAGATTTGGAGACAACAAAGACCGACATTGAATCTGAG CTAAAGGGAATCTTGGACAGTAACAGTGATACAAACAGCAGTACAAGGTTGGTTCAAGTTGTTAGCCTCGG CTCCAACAACggcaaattaaaaattatttgtcaAATATTATATACAAATATATCAAAGACTGAACGCTTAAGTTACTGCGGATCGTTTAATTCTATTTTCACCGTCGACACTCTTTCTAAACTACAAGCCACCAAAATCGATATCACTTACCTGG ATTGCTGCTTACCACTTGGAAATGACGTTCATACAATGAGTCTTGTGCTTAAAAATGTGTCATACTTTTGCGGAAACAACACAGAAAGTGTAATGTATTCAACATGTCTCCCCAATCTAAGGGGAGGGCCAAGATGGTCAAACACACCTGAAATTGGGTGCTCTACAATTTCTGCAACAACGAGAAAGCTAGTGAAACTTGAACaa GTTAACATATGTACAACAAACGTAACTTCAGATTGTTCACCCGTTGAAGAAGTTTCCAGAAATTTAAGTAGCATTATCACCAGTCCTGATTTTAACCTGACAGCATGGCAAGATATAGCGCACATCGACACTATCATTACAAGTATTGTTAGCACCGCACAATCTTCGAATATCACTCAACCAACAGAG GTTTTTAACGACATCATAGATGTTGCCGACGTTCTGTTTGACGAAGATGTCGAGTTAATTATCACGGCAAATGTAAACAATGGAACTTCAACCTCAATCCTTAAAAGTTTAGAAGCATTTGCTGACGTAGTTGGAAGCATTGTAAATGCTACCAATGAAGAGATCAGCATTTCACGAAAAAACATTGGGGTCTCCGTGGCACGACTAAAGAAGAGAAATGTGACTGTTGTGGCTGGTTTAAGCAAAAATGGTACCTCTTTTGTTGCTATtggtaacaaaaaacaaactttgatGGATAATCCAATTGCTTCGATACAGATACCTgacgaaagttttaaaaatcccGAAGATGTGGTGTATTCTTATCATTTTCAGAAAGACACTTTATTTCTCAGCGACTCTGCTATGAAGTCAATGAAGAATTCTACCAAAACAGTACAGAGTATAATCTTGTCAGCCACTGTAGGTCACTCACGGATcacaaatttaaagaatccaaTAAAAATGTCTTTTCAGAAGAGTAGGATTCTCCGTTTAGAGGGAATTTATTCTTGTCAATTTTGGGATTTTAACAAAG GTACATACGGTGGATGGTCAGCAAAAGGTTGTTGGACGATAGTGGaggaaaaaaatcagaaaaatgtaACATGTGCGTGTAACCATCTCACGAATTTTGCCCTCCTCTTTGATGTCGCACAAAGTGGCAATAACCCGAAGGAGCTTCAAATTATCACGTGGATTGGGTGTGGCGTCTCATTGGCCGGGTTGTTTTTAACGACGGTGACGTACTTGTTTTTCAG AAACTTGCACAAAAAACTCCCTCCAAAGATTCTGATTTCATTGTGCATCTCTTTAATGGGTTTGCTCATCGTGTTTCTGGCTGGTGTCGACCAAACTTCAGCAGAAACTGGCTGTAAAGTGGTCGCATCCCTCCTTCAGTACTTTCTGCTTGCTACTTTTTGCTGGATGTCTATCGAAGCTGTTAATTTATACAGATGTTTCATTCAAGTGTTTGTTGGAGGAGGAAATGCAAATTTTATGTATAAAGCAAGTCTTTACGCATGGG GATTGCCTTTGGTAATCGTTGGTGCCACCGCTGCTATTCAGCCTGATAACCTCGGAAACGAAACTGC GTGTATTGTGCATGGGAATTCTTTTTACTTTGGTATCTTGCTCCCTGCAGGAATCATTCTGCTTTTCAACGTAGTTATTTTAATAGTTGTGATACGAAAACTTTCACGTACCAATATGAAGAAAGGTAAATCTGGCGAAAACAGAAGTTTACTTGGTCAAGTCAAGGTTGCGTTTGTTTGTAGTTTACTTGTAGGAATCACATGGATATTCGGAGCATTAGCTGTAGGAAGTGTTACCATGTTTTTTCAATGGTTGTTTTGCATCTTCAACTCTTTTCAAGGactctatatttttattttctacatgGTGAGGAACCAGGAAGTAAAAAGAGAAGTGAAGCGATTGTTTAATCCAGCTACGTATAACGGCTCTTCTTATTCGTCGACAATGAAATCTTTGAGACGGGGACAGACACATT TAACACAGAAAAGCAATTTGAAACACAGTAGTATGCAGCATAGCTCGACTagaaaaaactga
- the LOC130655878 gene encoding 2-(3-amino-3-carboxypropyl)histidine synthase subunit 2-like, protein MASSTLFSSGDDIVGKKYSVLQINIDVDLAHYFEIDRCVEFINNNNFASTALQFPDELMCYASYVSNAIEDRIHQKVFVLADTSYGSCCVDEVSAAHMNADSLIHFGHSCLSRSESLPVLYVFGKSDINPDDFLLKFTGIFPDTEEKVIIFYDVQYYHAVNIVKDTLLTTFCNAILTELEPAKKSIESSVDEVEKKSESILGRSYSLLTDLSHYKIVYIGSEGLTLHNLLITFSKNQFYSYNPISKSMRRETVNVNKMLMKRYFLIEKAKDAQIVGIVMGTLGVARYKEMVTRLKSVLTHAEKKFYTFVVGKINVAKLANFMEIDIFVLIACPENSLIDSKDFYKPIVTPFEMEIACLKTREWTGDYHADFRLLLPGSSLHVHVKDDSINNEEPEYSLITGKLRKNLNLSKQSNTTDVALRNQERQLTEQCTSAVDYLASRTWQGLEVRSGQTEVKQVEEGRAGIAMSYTHEPEQ, encoded by the coding sequence ATGGCAAGCAGCACTTTATTTAGTTCTGGTGATGATATTGTTGGCAAAAAATATTCAGTTCTACAGATTAACATTGATGTAGATTTGGCACATTATTTTGAGATTGATCGATGTGTAGAATTTATCAACAACAATAATTTTGCAAGTACTGCTTTGCAATTCCCTGATGAGCTAATGTGTTATGCTTCATATGTTTCAAATGCTATTGAAGATAGAATACATCAAAAAGTTTTCGTTCTTGCAGACACATCATATGGAAGTTGTTGTGTGGATGAAGTTTCAGCTGCACACATGAATGCAGATTCTCTTATACACTTTGGACATTCATGCTTAAGTAGATCAGAAAGTCTCCCTGTGTTGTATGTATTTGGTAAATCTGACATTAACCCTGATgattttcttttaaagtttacTGGTATATTTCCTGACACTGaagaaaaagttattattttttacgaTGTTCAATATTACCATGCAGTCAATATAGTAAAGGATACACTTCTTACTACATTTTGTAATGCCATATTGACAGAGTTAGAACCAGCAAAGAAAAGTATAGAGAGTTCTGTTGATGAGGTAGAAAAAAAGTCCGAATCAATTTTGGGAAGAAGTTATTCTCTCCTGACTGACTTATCACATTATAAGATTGTTTATATTGGCAGTGAAGGTTTGACTTTGCATAATTTATTAATCACATTTTCTAAGAATCAATTTTATTCTTATAATCCAATTTCGAAAAGTATGCGTAGAGAAACTGTTAATGTTAACAAGATGCTAATGAAGAGGTACTTCTTAATTGAAAAAGCAAAAGATGCACAGATTGTTGGTATTGTTATGGGAACGCTTGGAGTAGCCCGTTATAAAGAAATGGTCACTCGTTTGAAATCTGTCTTGACACATGCAGAGAAAAAGTTTTACACTTTTGTTGTTGGCAAAATAAATGTTGCAAAATTGGCAAACTTTATGGAAATTGACATATTTGTGTTAATAGCTTGTCCAGAAAATTCCTTAATTGACTCAAAGGATTTTTACAAACCTATAGTCACACCATTTGAAATGGAGATTGCTTGTCTAAAGACTCGTGAATGGACTGGTGATTATCATGCTGACTTTCGGCTATTATTGCCTGGCTCATCCTTACATGTCCATGTTAAAGATGATTCAATTAACAATGAAGAACCTGAGTATTCTCTTATTACTGGAAAGCTTAGAAAAAACTTAAACCTCTCTAAGCAATCAAATACTACTGATGTAGCTTTAAGGAACCAAGAAAGACAGTTGACAGAACAGTGTACTTCAGCTGTGGATTACTTAGCATCAAGAACATGGCAAGGACTTGAAGTAAGATCAGGTCAGACTGAAGTAAAACAAGTTGAAGAAGGGAGAGCAGGTATCGCAATGAGTTATACTCATGAGCCAGAACAATAA
- the LOC130655881 gene encoding CBY1-interacting BAR domain-containing protein 1-like, protein MKMQRSQSTSDISSDAKRIDHEIKLIHKQIALAEKTFANLIRDFTNITVDMTRLHSRHTELKETLSNVASEESPSLNDCLVSICKHVGTVDENLHRHVCCIENKVLQPISKSVRDCKVSRESLEHCSVAKKRRETALKSLAKHQRQRSPSTKAIKEHEKTQVTVLETTKQINQLEDEIKQFERSKAEKLRTWLRVYLHSSLAYHVKAVEEYTKAYQALSLIDVENHVEHFNSILFPAEEHSRVDFVRWNSFNTLSNFK, encoded by the coding sequence ATGAAAATGCAGCGTTCACAATCAACTTCTGACATTTCATCTGACGCAAAACGTATTGATCATGAAATCAAACTCATCCACAAGCAGATTGCATTGGCAGAAAAAACATTTGCTAATCTGATCAGAGATTTTACAAACATAACTGTGGACATGACTCGATTGCATTCAAGACATACAGAATTAAAGGAAACGCTATCCAATGTTGCATCTGAGGAATCACCTTCTTTAAACGATTGCCTTGTTTCCATATGTAAACATGTAGGCACTGTTGATGAAAATCTACATCGCCATGTTTGTTGTATTGAAAACAAAGTGTTGCAACCGATTTCAAAGAGTGTCAGAGATTGTAAAGTAAGTCGCGAGAGCTTGGAACATTGCTCCGTAGCAAAAAAGAGGCGAGAAACAGCGTTGAAAAGTTTAGCCAAGCACCAACGTCAAAGGTCGCCGTCCACAAAAGCCATAAAAGAACATGAAAAAACTCAAGTAACTGTACTTGAAACAACGAAACAAATTAACCAACTAGAGGACGAAATAAAACAATTCGAGAGATCCAAGGCAGAGAAATTGCGGACCTGGCTTCGCGTGTATTTACACAGCAGTTTAGCCTACCATGTTAAGGCTGTTGAAGAATATACGAAAGCTTATCAGGCGTTGTCGTTGATTGACGTTGAAAACCACGTGGAACATTTTAATTCCATACTTTTTCCCGCGGAAGAACATAGCAGAGTTGACTTCGTTCGTTGGAACTCCTTTAACACACTTAGTAACTTCAAATaa